The DNA window GAAGAAATCCTTATGCCAAGGCATACGGCGGAGAAGGAACTATAACAATAGAAACTACTGGTATTGTGAATTTTTATTGGGGAACAAGCGGTGTGAACGGAAACCCATACCAAGGGTTTTCCATGAACAGCCCACTTCGAGCAGGTGTGTGGACCCATCTTGCTGTCGTTAGAGACGTTGATGAAGGCAGACTATTCTGGTACAGAGATGGAGAGCTAGTCAATCAAGCAAATACATTGTATGCACAAGCAGCTCCTTCCAATCTTAATGCAACTATAGGCTCAGGATATGTTAGCAATTTCCAAGGGGATATGGATGAATTTAGAATTTGGTCAGTTGCAAGAACGCATGAAGAGATTAAAGAGAATATGTATTATCAGCTTTTAGGGACAGAAAAAGGATTGGTTGGTTATTGGAATTTTGATGAAGGTCAAGGTACTGTGGCCATTGACTCCTCTCCTTTTAAGCATAATGGTCAAATAACTTCCCCAAGCTGGGTGAAGGGTGAGATCCCGATTAAGTCCCAAACAAGAATACATCTACATGAAAATCCTGTGATTGTTAACAGAGGTGAACCCTATGACTACAAATTTGATATTCACGATGGGTTGGGTCAACTTACTGTAACTCGAGATTTTCAGCAGAGTGGAGACACGTTTGCTGTAAGTATTAATAAGAATGAATGGTCTGATATACATGCGATTAGGCTGAATCAAGGAGAGTATGTATCAGAGACAGGCATGCTAGACTTACGTGGAGGGAATTTCGATAGGAGTACAGTCTATACGGCAGTGAATGGTGTCGTTGTTACATCATCTGATCCTACTTACGTCAACAGTACTTACTACTACTTAGCCTATCTATTCAATCGAAGCTATGGAACAACAGCTTCACAGTATTGGATGACCACTACTGGAAATAGTACCAGAACACTTACTTTCAATTTATCAACCGTCATGGATGAGTTTTATTTAACAAGATTGCGTATTTTTCCATATTCTCGTTCAGATACTTCTTCTAACTATCGTATCTCTGTTTCTGAGAATGGTGTCAATTGGACTAGTATAACGGGTTGGGTGATGAACCATCACACCCCCTCAAATGCTAACTATATACCCCCCGGAATATCTAGAGAGCATGATATCAACGTACCGTTTCAAGTTAGGTTTATTCGATTCGAGCTGACAAGGCAAGGAACATGGGGTGCAACTCTAAATGAGATAGAACTAATTGGAGGTCCTCCTGTTAAGTTCTTAGTTAGGGATAAAGAAGGGTATAAGGCATACACCAATGGCTTATGGGAGATTGTTTCACCTTCCCTGCCTCCAAGAGACTTTTTTAATGATTATGGCCTGTACCCAGTAGGCTCACTTACTGAAGGTAGTGAGGGAGAAAGACCCATTGATCTTCTTCCGAGCGAGTTCGAGATCGTGGGAAGAAGAATTTTTGATGGAGAGACCATACCTATTATTGAAATGGATGTAAGCCCTATACCAAAGCATAGGTATAAAGTAGAGCTGATACAGCCTTATGAGACCATCTTAAGAGATTGGACAGATTTTGTAGATGGTGCTCGGGCAAGCTACTCTATAGAGATTAGGGATAGTTTGTTTGGACAAGATGTTGAGCATGTAATAAAAATAACAGTTGAAAATGGATTGGGAGATACTGTAGAAAAGGAAGGGACTCTCTATTTATATAACAGTCCACCTGTAATTCAGATAGATATGAATGGCCTAGAGTTAAAAGCGTCCATATCTGATTTAGAGAATGATCCTTATAGGTATCGAGTACTTCTGAATGGTGAGCAGGTTTTGCCTTTAGGGGAAGGATCCTTTACTGATTTCCTTGAAGAGGAATCGATTATTTCTAGGCTATTCCTGAGCAATGAAGTTCTAATAGGAGAGCAGAACAAACTTGAGGTTATTGCCGAGGATTCATATGGCAGAGGCTCAGTTGAAGAGCTTCTCTTTGAAGCTGAGTATATGGGCTTGATGTTTGCCGATATTCATAATAATTTCTACTCGACGGATTTAGGAGAGCTCCTTACCTATTTAATAATGGAGCCTATGCTGGCAGGAACTACTTCACTCATATATCCCGTGAAATTGATAAATAAGTATCCCTTTGAAATTACAAATGTAGGGGTTTGGCAGGATGAGTTAGAACTGCGTGGTGTAATTATACAGCTTTGTGATGAAGAAGTACCTTTCATTGCGAGCGACTCACTAGAATATGGTGATAAAGTGCTTAATTACGACGATGAGATTGTATTTTATGTGCGTGTAGCTACAAGAGCCTCGACTACTCAAGGGGGGATATTTGAGGTTTGGGCAAAGGCAGATCCTGTGTAGGGTTTGTCTTTTTTTCTATCTAACACTTTCTAGTTATATTACGACCGCTAATACTTATAATATTTTTAGATTGAGTAGACAGGGGGCATTTACATGGCTAATGGAAATTTTGGGGGAGGGGACGGTACTCCTGAAAACCCTTATTTGATTGAGGATTTGTGGGATTTGAATGCTATACGTTCCAATGCGGCAATGCGTAGATCACATTACAAAATGGTTAGAGATATAGATTTCTCCAATTATCCTAATGTAGATAGTTGGTCACCTATAGATAATTTTGAAGGTGTTCTAGATGGTAATGGGCACTACATTTTCAACTTATATATTCAACACAGGGTGGGCGCGACCGCAACAAACCATCAAGTAGGCTTTTTGACGAATCTTTCAGGTGTCATTAAAGGTCTTACATTTGTTAAACCTATATTAGATTATACAAGAACGGGAGCTGGATCAGGACATTTCAGAATAGCTGTAATATCCTCTAGTTTAAATCCAACCTCTAGAATAGAGAGGTGTGCAGTAGAAGGGGGAGTTATCAACGCTGTTGCAAATACTTCATTATCTAATTCAGTACAAACTTCATCTAGGATAAGTCTCATAGCTGGAGGAACCTTAGGTGCTTCTAATTCAGATTATCCTGTGGTGTCTAACTGTTATGCTGCAGGATCTATAGTGTATCCTACAGGTGAGTATTTTGTCGGCGGGGTGATAGGAAGAACGACTTCCCGTTATATTGTGGAAAATTGTTATGCTAGAGTAAAGCTTATTTCTCTAGGTTCCAACTCGATCAATGCAGGTGCTTTGGTTGGTGATATATCAAGCACATCTAGAATTGTAAAT is part of the Bacillus horti genome and encodes:
- a CDS encoding LamG-like jellyroll fold domain-containing protein; this translates as MIKNPYMLRFTGSTSINLGNPAHLSLTRNMTIEMWIKVSNLSARRNPYAKAYGGEGTITIETTGIVNFYWGTSGVNGNPYQGFSMNSPLRAGVWTHLAVVRDVDEGRLFWYRDGELVNQANTLYAQAAPSNLNATIGSGYVSNFQGDMDEFRIWSVARTHEEIKENMYYQLLGTEKGLVGYWNFDEGQGTVAIDSSPFKHNGQITSPSWVKGEIPIKSQTRIHLHENPVIVNRGEPYDYKFDIHDGLGQLTVTRDFQQSGDTFAVSINKNEWSDIHAIRLNQGEYVSETGMLDLRGGNFDRSTVYTAVNGVVVTSSDPTYVNSTYYYLAYLFNRSYGTTASQYWMTTTGNSTRTLTFNLSTVMDEFYLTRLRIFPYSRSDTSSNYRISVSENGVNWTSITGWVMNHHTPSNANYIPPGISREHDINVPFQVRFIRFELTRQGTWGATLNEIELIGGPPVKFLVRDKEGYKAYTNGLWEIVSPSLPPRDFFNDYGLYPVGSLTEGSEGERPIDLLPSEFEIVGRRIFDGETIPIIEMDVSPIPKHRYKVELIQPYETILRDWTDFVDGARASYSIEIRDSLFGQDVEHVIKITVENGLGDTVEKEGTLYLYNSPPVIQIDMNGLELKASISDLENDPYRYRVLLNGEQVLPLGEGSFTDFLEEESIISRLFLSNEVLIGEQNKLEVIAEDSYGRGSVEELLFEAEYMGLMFADIHNNFYSTDLGELLTYLIMEPMLAGTTSLIYPVKLINKYPFEITNVGVWQDELELRGVIIQLCDEEVPFIASDSLEYGDKVLNYDDEIVFYVRVATRASTTQGGIFEVWAKADPV